The proteins below are encoded in one region of Winogradskyella helgolandensis:
- a CDS encoding 5-methylcytosine restriction system specificity protein McrC — MKIIEIVENNIISLDENDLIELEQIKNKFPDLPFEITESKLICNDYIIGEIQLKDKLFRIIPRHDALNLSHFFEMLLFIGKIKSQNLVSSSNKFNQSFGIQALVENYINICEELIKYGMTGTFHTEKTNSFKPSGKLIVSDYNKKLIPFQGIKTEIDIYNLNNNANQILKAALIKIKDYKFLNREYSYRLSSILSNFQNIKEYTSSYDNIKRDIDSFFSTNKYYPLCLEYAFKILLDYKLGYDSEGETQWNAFLENSNDIFEKYVRTILERELDSKVTKWAKPVEFAQLKYNAQIGVKSYAPDIIIDYIGGIARAVFDVKNKNFSPKHGSLSDSVSVADIYQMIFYAQQLNCGVCGLIYPTSENFDSIKLELKGNDIQFFLISIDMSMELFERNKNLIQKITKCLLYT; from the coding sequence ATGAAAATAATTGAAATTGTAGAGAATAATATTATTAGTTTAGACGAGAATGACCTGATAGAACTCGAACAAATTAAAAACAAATTTCCTGATTTACCTTTCGAAATTACAGAATCCAAGCTTATTTGCAATGATTATATTATTGGTGAAATTCAGCTAAAAGATAAATTATTTAGAATAATACCTAGGCATGACGCTTTAAATCTATCTCATTTTTTTGAGATGCTACTTTTTATTGGTAAAATAAAATCTCAAAATCTTGTTTCTTCTTCGAATAAATTCAATCAAAGTTTTGGCATACAAGCATTAGTTGAAAATTATATAAATATTTGTGAAGAGCTAATTAAATATGGAATGACTGGGACATTTCATACTGAAAAGACAAACAGTTTCAAACCATCAGGAAAATTAATAGTTTCAGATTATAATAAAAAATTGATTCCTTTTCAAGGTATAAAAACTGAAATTGATATTTATAATCTAAATAATAATGCAAATCAAATACTAAAAGCTGCATTAATTAAAATAAAAGATTATAAGTTTTTAAATCGTGAATATAGTTATAGGCTTTCTTCGATACTATCAAATTTCCAAAACATTAAAGAATATACCTCCTCATATGATAATATAAAGAGAGACATTGATAGTTTTTTTAGCACTAATAAATACTACCCACTTTGTTTAGAATATGCATTCAAAATTCTTTTAGATTACAAATTGGGATATGATTCTGAAGGAGAAACGCAATGGAATGCATTTCTTGAGAATTCTAATGATATATTTGAAAAATATGTTAGAACTATTTTAGAAAGAGAATTAGATAGTAAAGTTACAAAATGGGCAAAACCAGTCGAATTTGCTCAGTTAAAATATAATGCACAAATTGGTGTAAAATCTTATGCTCCTGATATTATAATTGATTATATAGGTGGTATAGCTAGAGCTGTTTTTGATGTTAAAAACAAAAATTTTAGTCCTAAACATGGTAGTTTGAGTGATTCAGTGAGTGTAGCAGATATATATCAAATGATTTTTTATGCACAACAATTAAATTGTGGTGTTTGTGGATTGATTTATCCTACTTCTGAAAATTTTGATTCGATCAAGTTGGAGTTAAAAGGTAATGATATTCAGTTTTTTTTAATTTCTATTGATATGAGTATGGAATTATTTGAAAGAAATAAAAACTTGATTCAAAAAATAACTAAATGTTTATTATATACTTAA
- a CDS encoding DUF6602 domain-containing protein: MSDKINLRKLFGGLQAQMIAQLNTNREFIEHPGSKGDSLENTWIEWLRTYLPNRYCVDKAIVIDSKGQLSHQIDLVIYDQTYTPFVFKQNGIFYIPAEGVYAVFEVKPDLDKGNIIYAGDKIESVRKLQRTSTKIIDRGRPFNPRALTKILGGILTIETEIKEPTIEKHLKSLKGLKSIDIGCAVKDKSFYVNYNKDDSIFNLDKDANLTFKEHNDLITKFYENRNVNNIEFSKKNNSLVTFFLQLTRYLQQSIGTVAAIDLSEYAKAINFDIDEEI; encoded by the coding sequence ATGAGTGATAAAATTAATTTAAGGAAATTATTTGGAGGCTTACAAGCACAAATGATTGCCCAATTAAATACTAATAGAGAATTTATAGAACATCCTGGTTCTAAAGGAGATTCTTTAGAAAATACTTGGATTGAATGGTTAAGAACATATTTACCTAATAGATACTGTGTTGATAAAGCTATTGTTATAGATTCAAAAGGACAATTAAGTCATCAAATTGATTTAGTGATTTATGACCAAACATATACACCTTTTGTTTTTAAGCAAAATGGGATTTTTTATATACCAGCAGAAGGAGTCTATGCTGTTTTCGAAGTAAAGCCAGATCTTGATAAGGGCAATATAATTTATGCAGGAGATAAAATCGAAAGCGTTAGAAAATTACAAAGGACATCAACAAAAATAATTGATAGAGGTAGACCTTTTAATCCAAGAGCTTTAACTAAAATCTTAGGTGGTATCTTGACTATAGAAACTGAAATAAAAGAACCTACTATTGAAAAGCATTTAAAAAGTTTGAAAGGTCTCAAATCTATTGACATTGGATGTGCTGTGAAAGACAAAAGTTTTTATGTTAATTATAACAAAGATGATAGCATTTTTAATCTTGATAAAGATGCAAACTTAACTTTTAAAGAGCATAATGATTTAATAACAAAATTTTACGAAAATAGAAATGTAAATAACATAGAATTCAGTAAAAAAAACAATTCCTTAGTTACATTTTTTTTACAGCTAACAAGATATTTACAACAAAGTATTGGAACAGTCGCTGCTATTGATTTATCTGAATATGCAAAAGCTATTAATTTTGATATTGATGAAGAAATTTAA
- a CDS encoding BCCT family transporter: MFKYIQKHAILSISVAIIFSCTILVFFATETSYNVIDKASLWVRNYFGYFYLYLGFACVLAVLAIAYSRYGNIKLGKPSAKPEYSLWAWTAMLYSAGMGSGILLRAVQEPVFMQQNPPYASNLPADTLALEFTFYQWGLTAWAFYGLFALIIAYGLYLRKKKVRISATIEDHIKSKTARNAVDIITIITTIFGLIAAIGLGTTQIKGGINHITGADFGLTATILLCVLISAVACYSAWQGVNKGIQIFSKFNIITTLAILIFVFVTSDMSAILTAFATATFHYIIDFIPMSLAIGNYNPGMEFLTGWTFYYWAFWLAWAPFTGIFIARISKGRTIRQLLLGVLIIPCLGTFFWFSVFGTAAFNLIEEWGVYNNEFGNVFSSIFTFFEHYPYATFLNITSVILLISFLITSVDSAVFVLSMFTDNGAKNPSKTHRVIWSIFILLATIALVLLGNVKANINVLEAVQRLLIITSLPFAFFIIIMLGYFIKDLRKNKIEQSK; encoded by the coding sequence ATGTTCAAATACATTCAGAAACATGCCATATTATCCATTTCTGTGGCCATCATTTTCAGCTGTACCATACTGGTCTTTTTTGCTACCGAAACAAGTTATAACGTCATTGATAAAGCGTCATTATGGGTGCGCAATTATTTTGGGTATTTCTATCTCTATTTAGGGTTTGCTTGTGTTTTAGCAGTATTGGCGATAGCATATTCGCGTTATGGAAACATCAAACTAGGCAAACCATCAGCCAAACCTGAATATTCCCTTTGGGCATGGACGGCCATGCTATATAGTGCCGGTATGGGATCTGGCATTTTATTGCGTGCCGTGCAAGAGCCTGTTTTTATGCAACAGAATCCGCCTTATGCGTCTAATTTGCCAGCAGATACCCTAGCATTAGAGTTTACGTTTTACCAATGGGGATTAACTGCTTGGGCGTTTTATGGCCTTTTTGCCTTAATTATTGCTTATGGCTTATACCTCAGAAAAAAGAAAGTGAGGATTAGTGCCACCATAGAGGATCACATAAAAAGTAAAACGGCCAGAAATGCAGTAGATATCATCACCATTATAACAACCATTTTTGGACTAATTGCGGCCATAGGCTTGGGAACAACCCAAATCAAAGGCGGTATTAATCATATAACGGGAGCTGACTTCGGGTTAACTGCAACCATTTTACTTTGCGTACTCATTTCGGCTGTAGCCTGTTATTCGGCTTGGCAAGGCGTAAACAAAGGAATTCAAATATTTTCTAAATTCAATATCATAACCACGTTGGCGATCCTAATATTTGTATTTGTCACTAGCGATATGAGTGCTATCCTAACGGCATTTGCCACAGCGACGTTTCATTATATCATAGACTTTATACCAATGAGCCTAGCCATTGGAAATTATAATCCTGGAATGGAGTTTTTAACAGGGTGGACGTTCTATTATTGGGCATTCTGGCTGGCTTGGGCACCTTTTACAGGCATTTTTATTGCACGTATTTCAAAAGGACGTACCATACGACAATTGCTATTAGGTGTCTTAATTATTCCTTGCTTAGGAACCTTCTTTTGGTTTTCAGTGTTTGGCACCGCTGCTTTTAATTTAATTGAAGAATGGGGAGTCTATAACAATGAATTCGGTAACGTATTTTCTTCCATATTTACCTTTTTTGAGCACTATCCTTATGCCACCTTTTTAAACATCACATCCGTTATCTTATTAATCAGTTTTTTAATTACTTCTGTAGATTCTGCCGTATTTGTGTTAAGTATGTTTACGGATAATGGCGCTAAAAACCCGAGCAAAACGCACCGCGTCATTTGGTCTATTTTCATTTTATTAGCCACAATAGCTTTAGTGTTGTTAGGTAATGTAAAAGCAAATATTAATGTTTTAGAAGCCGTGCAGCGACTGTTAATTATAACCTCATTACCATTTGCCTTTTTTATCATTATTATGTTGGGCTATTTTATTAAAGACCTTAGAAAAAACAAGATCGAACAAAGCAAATAA
- a CDS encoding McrB family protein: MITLFYFSNPKCINNKIYTFKRYMVFLSTETIKKAYQSLISHEVKNSSVLHIFLILKGCGINNMNFKPIDVISEDGYPIAVNLSMLFGMDENKPEKYEFINPFSMKEWAGQAPSEALKKWVSSRIKNNIIGGATTWRKIINEDIYSNEIKFTYNYVQEIKDLTVPNIKVKLWPLVIWYNRFMQFDRECTPQELIESFKNIFYLNDLELGLLFDSTINFNLEFASSIHDYKEIRNQIGIHPKAPDNWIESTKNITLSEPKSDYTIQSSKFIFMKASKIPSIEKINQLLKDNYQIILSGPPGTSKSYIADQIGNQLSDENGPSSVMKIQFHPQYSYQDFIGGFIVKGDKVEINRGVFLNFIDNAKKVDTPFLLIIDEINRANVSSVFGETIQCLDRNYSTKLILGGKEEEISIPKNLLIIATMNTSDRTLGVMDFALRRRFSDVYFGANEAELIYKTKLECGLSLCDFLKKINTNLKSTLKNNELIIGQSIFYNENYLNTDIYEWSNNGLEDLFNYKILPIIEDYCSNEINKIEDVIGIELSKRLTGEEFIESFRNYLA, from the coding sequence TTGATTACATTATTTTATTTTAGTAATCCTAAATGCATCAATAACAAAATATACACATTCAAAAGATATATGGTATTCTTAAGCACAGAAACTATTAAAAAGGCTTATCAATCTTTAATTAGTCATGAGGTGAAAAACTCAAGTGTTCTTCACATTTTTTTAATATTAAAAGGTTGTGGCATTAATAATATGAATTTTAAACCAATAGATGTGATTTCCGAGGATGGTTATCCTATAGCTGTCAATTTGAGCATGTTATTTGGTATGGATGAAAATAAACCAGAAAAATATGAGTTTATTAACCCTTTTAGTATGAAGGAATGGGCAGGTCAAGCACCTTCAGAAGCTTTGAAAAAGTGGGTTTCATCAAGAATAAAAAATAATATTATAGGTGGAGCAACTACTTGGAGAAAAATTATTAATGAAGACATATATAGTAACGAGATTAAATTCACATATAATTATGTTCAAGAGATAAAGGATTTAACTGTCCCAAATATTAAAGTAAAATTATGGCCATTAGTTATTTGGTATAATCGTTTTATGCAATTTGATAGAGAATGTACACCACAAGAGTTAATTGAATCTTTTAAAAACATATTTTATTTAAATGATTTAGAATTGGGATTATTATTTGATAGTACAATTAATTTCAATTTAGAGTTTGCAAGTAGCATTCATGATTATAAAGAAATAAGAAATCAAATTGGAATACATCCTAAAGCTCCAGATAATTGGATAGAATCAACAAAAAATATTACATTAAGCGAGCCTAAATCAGACTATACAATTCAATCATCCAAATTTATTTTTATGAAAGCATCAAAGATTCCATCAATTGAAAAGATAAATCAACTATTGAAGGATAATTATCAAATAATTTTATCGGGACCTCCTGGAACTTCAAAGTCATATATTGCTGACCAAATCGGAAATCAATTATCTGACGAAAATGGACCTAGTTCTGTGATGAAAATACAGTTTCATCCTCAATATTCGTATCAAGATTTTATAGGTGGATTTATCGTTAAAGGGGACAAAGTTGAAATTAATAGAGGTGTTTTTTTGAACTTTATAGATAATGCAAAAAAGGTTGATACACCATTTTTATTAATAATTGATGAAATAAATAGAGCAAATGTTAGTAGTGTTTTTGGCGAAACAATACAGTGTTTAGATAGAAACTATTCAACTAAACTAATATTAGGTGGAAAAGAAGAAGAAATTAGTATACCAAAAAATTTATTGATTATTGCTACAATGAATACGTCAGATCGAACTTTAGGTGTAATGGATTTTGCTTTAAGAAGAAGGTTTTCAGATGTTTATTTTGGCGCTAATGAAGCTGAATTAATATATAAAACCAAATTGGAATGTGGTCTTTCACTTTGTGATTTTTTAAAAAAAATAAATACAAACCTAAAAAGCACACTTAAAAATAATGAATTAATTATAGGGCAATCAATTTTTTATAATGAGAATTATTTAAATACTGATATTTATGAATGGAGTAATAATGGGCTCGAAGACTTATTCAATTATAAAATATTACCAATAATTGAAGATTATTGTAGTAACGAAATTAACAAAATTGAAGATGTAATAGGGATTGAATTATCGAAAAGATTAACTGGAGAAGAGTTTATTGAATCATTCAGGAATTATTTAGCATGA
- a CDS encoding TlpA family protein disulfide reductase — MTDSIPHINVLDLDGVPVDLMELYKDKILLLIIYNNDCLGCTGRAIPLAYEFQQEFPRIHVVGIHADFVGRTGDKATIKAIFTSGELPFPIYIDRDHQVYDQFASEGTPQWVLLAADGTVFRSVFGSQANAKNRLYYALESLITNDTPT; from the coding sequence ATGACTGATTCCATACCTCACATCAATGTTTTAGATTTGGACGGTGTTCCTGTAGATTTAATGGAACTTTATAAGGACAAGATTCTGCTGCTTATTATCTATAACAACGATTGTTTGGGTTGTACAGGTCGTGCGATTCCTTTGGCTTATGAGTTTCAGCAGGAATTTCCTCGTATACACGTGGTTGGTATTCATGCGGATTTTGTAGGTCGGACTGGTGATAAAGCTACTATTAAAGCCATTTTTACTAGTGGTGAGCTTCCTTTTCCGATTTATATAGATCGTGATCACCAGGTTTATGATCAGTTTGCGTCTGAAGGGACTCCGCAATGGGTGTTGCTTGCTGCTGATGGAACGGTTTTTCGTTCTGTATTTGGTTCTCAGGCGAATGCCAAAAATCGTTTGTATTATGCTCTAGAAAGTTTAATTACCAACGATACTCCGACTTAA
- a CDS encoding DUF6642 family protein, with translation MLEKRPQVPQEQITEVDYFIYCLEGVDDVDANTVTEAQQNLEQLALNYGIASIYKTCDTIEGLEESLNALVVDDHNFKDYEIIYLVMRGEANNICLNDYYYSLQEIAELFEGRLDGKILHFSNAKILDLDEEEAQYFLDITGAKAISGYGHAYNGIASTKLDEAFFNLFKEDDDMLAVVEELHQRHYNACKVLDFRLYY, from the coding sequence TTGCTAGAAAAAAGACCACAAGTACCCCAAGAACAGATCACAGAAGTAGATTACTTTATTTATTGCTTAGAAGGAGTCGATGATGTAGACGCCAACACGGTAACCGAAGCACAACAAAACTTAGAGCAATTGGCCCTAAACTATGGCATAGCAAGTATTTATAAAACCTGCGACACCATTGAAGGCCTAGAAGAGAGCTTAAACGCATTGGTAGTAGATGATCATAACTTTAAGGATTATGAAATCATCTATTTGGTGATGAGGGGAGAAGCCAATAATATATGTTTAAATGACTACTACTATAGTTTACAGGAAATCGCAGAACTTTTTGAAGGCCGGTTAGACGGAAAGATTTTACATTTTTCAAATGCAAAAATTCTAGATTTAGACGAAGAAGAAGCACAGTATTTTTTAGATATTACGGGAGCAAAAGCCATTTCTGGTTATGGTCATGCCTATAATGGCATAGCGAGTACAAAACTAGATGAAGCTTTCTTTAATTTATTTAAAGAAGATGATGATATGTTAGCCGTTGTAGAAGAGTTGCACCAAAGACATTATAACGCCTGCAAAGTATTGGATTTTAGATTGTATTATTAA
- a CDS encoding DUF302 domain-containing protein — protein sequence MDYYFSKILKGNFNDIVEKVTAALKTEQFGVLTEIDIKATLKKKLDVNFNNYKILGACNPPYAHKALLAENKIGTMLPCNVIVQELDSGDIEVAAVNPMASMQAVENDALKGIAEEITVKLKGVVEGL from the coding sequence ATGGACTATTATTTTAGCAAAATCTTAAAAGGTAATTTTAACGATATCGTAGAAAAGGTTACCGCTGCACTTAAAACGGAACAGTTTGGTGTATTAACGGAAATCGATATTAAAGCCACGCTTAAAAAGAAGCTGGATGTGAATTTTAATAATTATAAAATCTTAGGGGCGTGTAATCCTCCGTATGCTCATAAAGCTTTATTAGCGGAGAATAAAATTGGCACCATGCTGCCTTGTAATGTTATTGTTCAGGAATTAGATTCTGGTGACATTGAAGTGGCTGCTGTTAACCCTATGGCTTCTATGCAAGCGGTGGAAAATGACGCTTTGAAAGGGATTGCTGAGGAGATTACTGTGAAGCTTAAGGGGGTTGTTGAGGGGTTGTAG